One Brachyhypopomus gauderio isolate BG-103 chromosome 15, BGAUD_0.2, whole genome shotgun sequence genomic region harbors:
- the LOC143476604 gene encoding erythroblast NAD(P)(+)--arginine ADP-ribosyltransferase-like yields MKVLVWMLKLLAYLFSVWKVHDDLPLDMAEQSVDDSFKGCRDQMYLLIPTYLEKELKSSNNFPMAWRTAQNRCKSDDILNKNQSAALYAYTLGGPKPVYSEFNHETRTGKEKYSSDDFPFYTLYFFLTDAIQQLKRNKCDCLTSYRRTSHTFVTDVLNQEIRFGSFTSSSLLSNLSRFGDKSCFIIHTCFGAEIYNYSSLPEQEVLIPPYEVFIVTSVEKKSEQKDLWCEVVYTLNSTQEIRSDLKCAKVSALE; encoded by the exons ATGAAAGTACTTGTCTGGATGCTAAAACTATTGGCATATCTTTTCTCTGTATGGAAG GTTCATGACGATCTGCCTCTTGACATGGCCGAACAATCTGTGGATGATTCATTTAAAGGGTGTCGGGACCAAATGTATCTACTGATACCAACATACCTTGAAAAAGAGTTAAAATCTTCAAATAATTTTCCAATGGCCTGGAGAACCGCACAGAATCGCTGCAAATCAGACGATATTCTCAACAAAAATCAATCTGCTGCCCTATATGCGTACACATTGGGGGGACCAAAGCCAGTATATAGTGAGTTTAATCACGAAACTCGTACAGGAAAAGAAAAGTACTCATCAGATGACTTTCCATTTTATACATTGTATTTCTTTTTGACTGATGCCATTCAACAGCTTAAACGCAACAAGTGTGACTGTTTAACCTCATATCGTAGAACTAGTCACACATTTGTAACTGATGTTCTTAATCAAGAAATTCGATTTGGGTCTTTTACATCCAGCTCTCTGTTATCAAACCTTAGTAGATTTGGTGATAAGTCCTGTTTTATTATTCACACTTGTTTTGGAGCTGAAATATACAATTACTCATCTTTGCCAGAGCAAGAGGTGCTAATTCCTCCATATGAGGTGTTTATTGTGACTTctgttgaaaaaaaaagtgaGCAGAAAGATCTTTGGTGTGAAGTAGTGTATACACTGAACAGTACTCAGGAAATTAGGAGTGATCTTAAGTGTGCGAAAGTCAGTGCTCTGGAGTAA